Proteins encoded by one window of Brienomyrus brachyistius isolate T26 chromosome 1, BBRACH_0.4, whole genome shotgun sequence:
- the iqub gene encoding IQ and ubiquitin-like domain-containing protein isoform X1, protein MDENMENPGKSEDKDNIKLTSQIQNMTVEPIADFNDNAGDGNPLQCMQVSACVLGSVDGDSVVDKPSQTLEEEQKERFDPDQQDLILNEEATLFTDVGNTTATVKIMFLPDGHMMTIAFAIGLTIQDLKEHFSNELKVPSDVIQILLNGGITENNKTLVSLGAQPHGTVQLEMSSIDPEKHPIRPVKPQPEYSMSDVITVRVHKGQLRYTDLVAYRDVVVEIVRAPHRKAFLGGYRHRITGTVFHHAAVQTLPRKRADRGVETFCRDTQTVETKCQSQQCFNNTSTQMTKIGCYVSNMEDKLISPGVYITADEYHSRRLEAVMVLQTHVRRWQAKRFTDQLRREKEHHQDWVKKEEVRRKLEKEEKIKDEHRRRMNPVTDEDFELLYYSVERWRQQEAEHINDTLSGPERKAALCALLDQETQFLFSVEQHRTAARQRNQQKTVQALLDKCAAPKRWQAFDGRMTLMDTQHTIRAQELRDLYNSVNVQNVKKEERLNALLAVQHTVKEHDCKLTRDIVELIDRETDLLTRGVKEANLGGLRKRISTLFLQYIKTPAFNPEVSRLLKVPQDPAQMKMDFVFCQGCSSHLPPADFPLEYSARTAGRCRRCTRLDNEARRRVDLSLHRSILRRLQQDEVSRNRDSKIPFLIQEHDLRYLVDVVWGARSALSMQDDMHDLAMVRWEPLCDWSPWNCILLTKEEASAHLKVEHLEKVLHSADLPSAPVLSVMHMEWCSCAALSRSTCWPRSTSPKSQPWPSSCRTPAPSQMPMTTCW, encoded by the exons ATGGATGAAAACATGGAAAATCCTGGGAAAAGCGAAGATAAAGATAATATAAAGCTCACTTCGCAGATACAAAATATGACAGTCGAGCCCATTGCAGACTTTAATGATAATGCAGGGGACGGGAATCCTTTGCAATGTATGCAGGTATCGGCttgtgttttggggtctgtTGACGGAGACAGTGTCGTGGACAAACCATCTCAGACGCTGGAGGAGGAGCAGAAAGAACGTTTTGATCCTGATCAGCAAGACCTTATACTGAATGAGGAGGCTACATTGTTTACCGATGTGGGAAACACAACCGCCACGG TGAAGATAATGTTCTTGCCAGATGGGCATATGATGACCATCGCTTTTGCTATTGGGCTCACCATTCAGGACCTCAAAGAGCATTTTTCAAATGAACTTAAAGTGCCATCTGACGTCATCCAAATTTTACTGAATG GTGGCATCACTGAAAATAACAAAACTCTCGTTAGCCTGGGTGCCCAGCCTCATGGTACTGTTCAGCTGGAGATGTCTTCCATTGACCCTGAAAAACACCCAATCCGGCCTGTGAAACCCCAGCCAGAGTACAGCATGTCAGATGTCATTACTGTGAGGGTCCACAAAGGTCAGCTGAGAT acacagacCTGGTGGCCTATCGGGACGTGGTGGTGGAAATAGTGCGAGCCCCACACAGGAAGGCGTTTCTGGGCGGGTACCGGCATCGCATCACAGGGACAGTCTTCCATCACGCTGCAGTACAGACTCTGCCCAGGAAAAGAGCGGACCGGGGGGTGGAGACCTTCTGTCGCGACACACAG ACAGTGGAGACAAAGTGTCAGTCTCAGCAATGCTTCAACAACACATCAACACAAATGACCAAAATTGGCTGCTATGTGTCCAACATGGAGGACAAACTCATTTCGCCTGGAGTTTACATCACTGCCGATGAGTACCACAGCAGGAGACTGGAAGCG GTTATGGTTCTGCAGACGCACGTGAGACGCTGGCAGGCGAAGCGTTTCACAGACCAGCTCCGACGTGAGAAGGAACACCATCAGGACTGGGTGAAGAAAGAGGAGGTGAGGCGAAAGCTAGAGAAGGAGGAGAAGATAAAGGATGAGCATCGGAGGAGGATGAATCCAGTCACCGATGAAGACTTTGAACTGCTGTACTACTCTGTGGAAA GGTGGAGGCAGCAGGAGGCGGAGCACATCAATGACACACTCTCAGGGCCAGAGCGTAAGGCCGCCCTCTGTGCGCTCCTGGACCAGGAGACCCAGTTCCTCTTTTCAGTTGAGCAGCATCGCACAGCCGCCAGACAGAGGAATCAGCAGAAGACTGTGCAGGCCCTCTTGGACAAG TGTGCTGCCCCCAAGAGGTGGCAGGCGTTTGATGGACGGATGACCCTCATGGACACGCAGCACACCATTAGGGCCCAGGAGCTGAGAGACCTGTACAACAGTGTCAATgtacagaatgtgaaaaaagaGGAGAGGCTGAACGCACTGCTGGCTGTTCAGCACACAGTCAAG GAGCATGACTGTAAACTGACACGGGACATCGTGGAGCTGATTGACAGGGAAACAGATCTTCTGACTAGAGGCGTTAAGGAGGCCAACCTAGGTGGTCTGAGGAAGAGGATCTCAACACTCTTCCTCCAGTATATTAAAACTCCTGCCTTCAACCCTGAGGTTTCCAGACTCCTGAAA GTCCCGCAGGACCCGGCTCAGATGAAGATGGACTTCGTCTTCTGCCAAGGCTGCAGCAGCCACCTGCCGCCCGCAGACTTCCCGTTGGAGTACAGCGCACGCACGGCAGGCCGCTGCCGTCGGTGCACACGGCTGGACAATGAGGCACGCCGCCGCGTGGACCTCTCCCTCCACAGGAGCATCCTCAGACGtctgcagcaggacgaggtCTCCCGCAACAGGGACTCTAAGATCCCCTTCCTGATTCAG GAGCATGACCTTCGCTACCTGGTTGATGTGGTGTGGGGGGCCCGGTCGGCCCTCAGCATGCAGGACGACATGCACGACCTGGCGATGGTGCGCTGGGAGCCGCTCTGTGACTGGAGCCCCTGGAACTGCATCCTACTCACCAAGGAGGAGGCCAGCGCTCATCTGAAGGTGGAGCACCTGGAGAAGGTGTTACACAGTGCAGATCTGCCCTCCGCACCAGTCCTGTCTGTTAT GCATATGGAGTGGTGTTCATGTGCAGCGTTAAGCAGAAGCACATGCTGGCCCAGAAGTACTTCTCCAAAATCCCAGCCATGGCCCAGTTCCTGCAGAACACCAGCCCCCAGCCAGATGCCCATGACGACCTGCTGGTAA
- the iqub gene encoding IQ and ubiquitin-like domain-containing protein isoform X2: protein MDENMENPGKSEDKDNIKLTSQIQNMTVEPIADFNDNAGDGNPLQCMQVSACVLGSVDGDSVVDKPSQTLEEEQKERFDPDQQDLILNEEATLFTDVGNTTATVKIMFLPDGHMMTIAFAIGLTIQDLKEHFSNELKVPSDVIQILLNGGITENNKTLVSLGAQPHGTVQLEMSSIDPEKHPIRPVKPQPEYSMSDVITVRVHKDTDLVAYRDVVVEIVRAPHRKAFLGGYRHRITGTVFHHAAVQTLPRKRADRGVETFCRDTQTVETKCQSQQCFNNTSTQMTKIGCYVSNMEDKLISPGVYITADEYHSRRLEAVMVLQTHVRRWQAKRFTDQLRREKEHHQDWVKKEEVRRKLEKEEKIKDEHRRRMNPVTDEDFELLYYSVERWRQQEAEHINDTLSGPERKAALCALLDQETQFLFSVEQHRTAARQRNQQKTVQALLDKCAAPKRWQAFDGRMTLMDTQHTIRAQELRDLYNSVNVQNVKKEERLNALLAVQHTVKEHDCKLTRDIVELIDRETDLLTRGVKEANLGGLRKRISTLFLQYIKTPAFNPEVSRLLKVPQDPAQMKMDFVFCQGCSSHLPPADFPLEYSARTAGRCRRCTRLDNEARRRVDLSLHRSILRRLQQDEVSRNRDSKIPFLIQEHDLRYLVDVVWGARSALSMQDDMHDLAMVRWEPLCDWSPWNCILLTKEEASAHLKVEHLEKVLHSADLPSAPVLSVMHMEWCSCAALSRSTCWPRSTSPKSQPWPSSCRTPAPSQMPMTTCW, encoded by the exons ATGGATGAAAACATGGAAAATCCTGGGAAAAGCGAAGATAAAGATAATATAAAGCTCACTTCGCAGATACAAAATATGACAGTCGAGCCCATTGCAGACTTTAATGATAATGCAGGGGACGGGAATCCTTTGCAATGTATGCAGGTATCGGCttgtgttttggggtctgtTGACGGAGACAGTGTCGTGGACAAACCATCTCAGACGCTGGAGGAGGAGCAGAAAGAACGTTTTGATCCTGATCAGCAAGACCTTATACTGAATGAGGAGGCTACATTGTTTACCGATGTGGGAAACACAACCGCCACGG TGAAGATAATGTTCTTGCCAGATGGGCATATGATGACCATCGCTTTTGCTATTGGGCTCACCATTCAGGACCTCAAAGAGCATTTTTCAAATGAACTTAAAGTGCCATCTGACGTCATCCAAATTTTACTGAATG GTGGCATCACTGAAAATAACAAAACTCTCGTTAGCCTGGGTGCCCAGCCTCATGGTACTGTTCAGCTGGAGATGTCTTCCATTGACCCTGAAAAACACCCAATCCGGCCTGTGAAACCCCAGCCAGAGTACAGCATGTCAGATGTCATTACTGTGAGGGTCCACAAAG acacagacCTGGTGGCCTATCGGGACGTGGTGGTGGAAATAGTGCGAGCCCCACACAGGAAGGCGTTTCTGGGCGGGTACCGGCATCGCATCACAGGGACAGTCTTCCATCACGCTGCAGTACAGACTCTGCCCAGGAAAAGAGCGGACCGGGGGGTGGAGACCTTCTGTCGCGACACACAG ACAGTGGAGACAAAGTGTCAGTCTCAGCAATGCTTCAACAACACATCAACACAAATGACCAAAATTGGCTGCTATGTGTCCAACATGGAGGACAAACTCATTTCGCCTGGAGTTTACATCACTGCCGATGAGTACCACAGCAGGAGACTGGAAGCG GTTATGGTTCTGCAGACGCACGTGAGACGCTGGCAGGCGAAGCGTTTCACAGACCAGCTCCGACGTGAGAAGGAACACCATCAGGACTGGGTGAAGAAAGAGGAGGTGAGGCGAAAGCTAGAGAAGGAGGAGAAGATAAAGGATGAGCATCGGAGGAGGATGAATCCAGTCACCGATGAAGACTTTGAACTGCTGTACTACTCTGTGGAAA GGTGGAGGCAGCAGGAGGCGGAGCACATCAATGACACACTCTCAGGGCCAGAGCGTAAGGCCGCCCTCTGTGCGCTCCTGGACCAGGAGACCCAGTTCCTCTTTTCAGTTGAGCAGCATCGCACAGCCGCCAGACAGAGGAATCAGCAGAAGACTGTGCAGGCCCTCTTGGACAAG TGTGCTGCCCCCAAGAGGTGGCAGGCGTTTGATGGACGGATGACCCTCATGGACACGCAGCACACCATTAGGGCCCAGGAGCTGAGAGACCTGTACAACAGTGTCAATgtacagaatgtgaaaaaagaGGAGAGGCTGAACGCACTGCTGGCTGTTCAGCACACAGTCAAG GAGCATGACTGTAAACTGACACGGGACATCGTGGAGCTGATTGACAGGGAAACAGATCTTCTGACTAGAGGCGTTAAGGAGGCCAACCTAGGTGGTCTGAGGAAGAGGATCTCAACACTCTTCCTCCAGTATATTAAAACTCCTGCCTTCAACCCTGAGGTTTCCAGACTCCTGAAA GTCCCGCAGGACCCGGCTCAGATGAAGATGGACTTCGTCTTCTGCCAAGGCTGCAGCAGCCACCTGCCGCCCGCAGACTTCCCGTTGGAGTACAGCGCACGCACGGCAGGCCGCTGCCGTCGGTGCACACGGCTGGACAATGAGGCACGCCGCCGCGTGGACCTCTCCCTCCACAGGAGCATCCTCAGACGtctgcagcaggacgaggtCTCCCGCAACAGGGACTCTAAGATCCCCTTCCTGATTCAG GAGCATGACCTTCGCTACCTGGTTGATGTGGTGTGGGGGGCCCGGTCGGCCCTCAGCATGCAGGACGACATGCACGACCTGGCGATGGTGCGCTGGGAGCCGCTCTGTGACTGGAGCCCCTGGAACTGCATCCTACTCACCAAGGAGGAGGCCAGCGCTCATCTGAAGGTGGAGCACCTGGAGAAGGTGTTACACAGTGCAGATCTGCCCTCCGCACCAGTCCTGTCTGTTAT GCATATGGAGTGGTGTTCATGTGCAGCGTTAAGCAGAAGCACATGCTGGCCCAGAAGTACTTCTCCAAAATCCCAGCCATGGCCCAGTTCCTGCAGAACACCAGCCCCCAGCCAGATGCCCATGACGACCTGCTGGTAA
- the iqub gene encoding IQ and ubiquitin-like domain-containing protein isoform X3 gives MDENMENPGKSEDKDNIKLTSQIQNMTVEPIADFNDNAGDGNPLQCMQVSACVLGSVDGDSVVDKPSQTLEEEQKERFDPDQQDLILNEEATLFTDVGNTTATVKIMFLPDGHMMTIAFAIGLTIQDLKEHFSNELKVPSDVIQILLNGGITENNKTLVSLGAQPHGTVQLEMSSIDPEKHPIRPVKPQPEYSMSDVITVRVHKGQLRYTDLVAYRDVVVEIVRAPHRKAFLGGYRHRITGTVFHHAAVQTLPRKRADRGVETFCRDTQTVETKCQSQQCFNNTSTQMTKIGCYVSNMEDKLISPGVYITADEYHSRRLEAVMVLQTHVRRWQAKRFTDQLRREKEHHQDWVKKEEVRRKLEKEEKIKDEHRRRMNPVTDEDFELLYYSVERWRQQEAEHINDTLSGPERKAALCALLDQETQFLFSVEQHRTAARQRNQQKTVQALLDKCAAPKRWQAFDGRMTLMDTQHTIRAQELRDLYNSVNVQNVKKEERLNALLAVQHTVKEHDCKLTRDIVELIDRETDLLTRGVKEANLGGLRKRISTLFLQYIKTPAFNPEVSRLLKVPQDPAQMKMDFVFCQGCSSHLPPADFPLEYSARTAGRCRRCTRLDNEARRRVDLSLHRSILRRLQQDEVSRNRDSKIPFLIQEHDLRYLVDVVWGARSALSMQDDMHDLAMVRWEPLCDWSPWNCILLTKEEASAHLKVEHLEKAYGVVFMCSVKQKHMLAQKYFSKIPAMAQFLQNTSPQPDAHDDLLVTKPITVETK, from the exons ATGGATGAAAACATGGAAAATCCTGGGAAAAGCGAAGATAAAGATAATATAAAGCTCACTTCGCAGATACAAAATATGACAGTCGAGCCCATTGCAGACTTTAATGATAATGCAGGGGACGGGAATCCTTTGCAATGTATGCAGGTATCGGCttgtgttttggggtctgtTGACGGAGACAGTGTCGTGGACAAACCATCTCAGACGCTGGAGGAGGAGCAGAAAGAACGTTTTGATCCTGATCAGCAAGACCTTATACTGAATGAGGAGGCTACATTGTTTACCGATGTGGGAAACACAACCGCCACGG TGAAGATAATGTTCTTGCCAGATGGGCATATGATGACCATCGCTTTTGCTATTGGGCTCACCATTCAGGACCTCAAAGAGCATTTTTCAAATGAACTTAAAGTGCCATCTGACGTCATCCAAATTTTACTGAATG GTGGCATCACTGAAAATAACAAAACTCTCGTTAGCCTGGGTGCCCAGCCTCATGGTACTGTTCAGCTGGAGATGTCTTCCATTGACCCTGAAAAACACCCAATCCGGCCTGTGAAACCCCAGCCAGAGTACAGCATGTCAGATGTCATTACTGTGAGGGTCCACAAAGGTCAGCTGAGAT acacagacCTGGTGGCCTATCGGGACGTGGTGGTGGAAATAGTGCGAGCCCCACACAGGAAGGCGTTTCTGGGCGGGTACCGGCATCGCATCACAGGGACAGTCTTCCATCACGCTGCAGTACAGACTCTGCCCAGGAAAAGAGCGGACCGGGGGGTGGAGACCTTCTGTCGCGACACACAG ACAGTGGAGACAAAGTGTCAGTCTCAGCAATGCTTCAACAACACATCAACACAAATGACCAAAATTGGCTGCTATGTGTCCAACATGGAGGACAAACTCATTTCGCCTGGAGTTTACATCACTGCCGATGAGTACCACAGCAGGAGACTGGAAGCG GTTATGGTTCTGCAGACGCACGTGAGACGCTGGCAGGCGAAGCGTTTCACAGACCAGCTCCGACGTGAGAAGGAACACCATCAGGACTGGGTGAAGAAAGAGGAGGTGAGGCGAAAGCTAGAGAAGGAGGAGAAGATAAAGGATGAGCATCGGAGGAGGATGAATCCAGTCACCGATGAAGACTTTGAACTGCTGTACTACTCTGTGGAAA GGTGGAGGCAGCAGGAGGCGGAGCACATCAATGACACACTCTCAGGGCCAGAGCGTAAGGCCGCCCTCTGTGCGCTCCTGGACCAGGAGACCCAGTTCCTCTTTTCAGTTGAGCAGCATCGCACAGCCGCCAGACAGAGGAATCAGCAGAAGACTGTGCAGGCCCTCTTGGACAAG TGTGCTGCCCCCAAGAGGTGGCAGGCGTTTGATGGACGGATGACCCTCATGGACACGCAGCACACCATTAGGGCCCAGGAGCTGAGAGACCTGTACAACAGTGTCAATgtacagaatgtgaaaaaagaGGAGAGGCTGAACGCACTGCTGGCTGTTCAGCACACAGTCAAG GAGCATGACTGTAAACTGACACGGGACATCGTGGAGCTGATTGACAGGGAAACAGATCTTCTGACTAGAGGCGTTAAGGAGGCCAACCTAGGTGGTCTGAGGAAGAGGATCTCAACACTCTTCCTCCAGTATATTAAAACTCCTGCCTTCAACCCTGAGGTTTCCAGACTCCTGAAA GTCCCGCAGGACCCGGCTCAGATGAAGATGGACTTCGTCTTCTGCCAAGGCTGCAGCAGCCACCTGCCGCCCGCAGACTTCCCGTTGGAGTACAGCGCACGCACGGCAGGCCGCTGCCGTCGGTGCACACGGCTGGACAATGAGGCACGCCGCCGCGTGGACCTCTCCCTCCACAGGAGCATCCTCAGACGtctgcagcaggacgaggtCTCCCGCAACAGGGACTCTAAGATCCCCTTCCTGATTCAG GAGCATGACCTTCGCTACCTGGTTGATGTGGTGTGGGGGGCCCGGTCGGCCCTCAGCATGCAGGACGACATGCACGACCTGGCGATGGTGCGCTGGGAGCCGCTCTGTGACTGGAGCCCCTGGAACTGCATCCTACTCACCAAGGAGGAGGCCAGCGCTCATCTGAAGGTGGAGCACCTGGAGAAG GCATATGGAGTGGTGTTCATGTGCAGCGTTAAGCAGAAGCACATGCTGGCCCAGAAGTACTTCTCCAAAATCCCAGCCATGGCCCAGTTCCTGCAGAACACCAGCCCCCAGCCAGATGCCCATGACGACCTGCTGGTAACCAAACCCATCACTGTAGAGACCAAGTGA
- the iqub gene encoding IQ and ubiquitin-like domain-containing protein isoform X5 → MDENMENPGKSEDKDNIKLTSQIQNMTVEPIADFNDNAGDGNPLQCMQVSACVLGSVDGDSVVDKPSQTLEEEQKERFDPDQQDLILNEEATLFTDVGNTTATVKIMFLPDGHMMTIAFAIGLTIQDLKEHFSNELKVPSDVIQILLNGGITENNKTLVSLGAQPHGTVQLEMSSIDPEKHPIRPVKPQPEYSMSDVITVRVHKGQLRYTDLVAYRDVVVEIVRAPHRKAFLGGYRHRITGTVFHHAAVQTLPRKRADRGVETFCRDTQTVETKCQSQQCFNNTSTQMTKIGCYVSNMEDKLISPGVYITADEYHSRRLEAVMVLQTHVRRWQAKRFTDQLRREKEHHQDWVKKEEVRRKLEKEEKIKDEHRRRMNPVTDEDFELLYYSVERWRQQEAEHINDTLSGPERKAALCALLDQETQFLFSVEQHRTAARQRNQQKTVQALLDKCAAPKRWQAFDGRMTLMDTQHTIRAQELRDLYNSVNVQNVKKEERLNALLAVQHTVKEHDCKLTRDIVELIDRETDLLTRGVKEANLGGLRKRISTLFLQYIKTPAFNPEVSRLLKVPQDPAQMKMDFVFCQGCSSHLPPADFPLEYSARTAGRCRRCTRLDNEARRRVDLSLHRSILRRLQQDEVSRNRDSKIPFLIQEHDLRYLVDVVWGARSALSMQDDMHDLAMVRWEPLCDWSPWNCILLTKEEASAHLKAYGVVFMCSVKQKHMLAQKYFSKIPAMAQFLQNTSPQPDAHDDLLVTKPITVETK, encoded by the exons ATGGATGAAAACATGGAAAATCCTGGGAAAAGCGAAGATAAAGATAATATAAAGCTCACTTCGCAGATACAAAATATGACAGTCGAGCCCATTGCAGACTTTAATGATAATGCAGGGGACGGGAATCCTTTGCAATGTATGCAGGTATCGGCttgtgttttggggtctgtTGACGGAGACAGTGTCGTGGACAAACCATCTCAGACGCTGGAGGAGGAGCAGAAAGAACGTTTTGATCCTGATCAGCAAGACCTTATACTGAATGAGGAGGCTACATTGTTTACCGATGTGGGAAACACAACCGCCACGG TGAAGATAATGTTCTTGCCAGATGGGCATATGATGACCATCGCTTTTGCTATTGGGCTCACCATTCAGGACCTCAAAGAGCATTTTTCAAATGAACTTAAAGTGCCATCTGACGTCATCCAAATTTTACTGAATG GTGGCATCACTGAAAATAACAAAACTCTCGTTAGCCTGGGTGCCCAGCCTCATGGTACTGTTCAGCTGGAGATGTCTTCCATTGACCCTGAAAAACACCCAATCCGGCCTGTGAAACCCCAGCCAGAGTACAGCATGTCAGATGTCATTACTGTGAGGGTCCACAAAGGTCAGCTGAGAT acacagacCTGGTGGCCTATCGGGACGTGGTGGTGGAAATAGTGCGAGCCCCACACAGGAAGGCGTTTCTGGGCGGGTACCGGCATCGCATCACAGGGACAGTCTTCCATCACGCTGCAGTACAGACTCTGCCCAGGAAAAGAGCGGACCGGGGGGTGGAGACCTTCTGTCGCGACACACAG ACAGTGGAGACAAAGTGTCAGTCTCAGCAATGCTTCAACAACACATCAACACAAATGACCAAAATTGGCTGCTATGTGTCCAACATGGAGGACAAACTCATTTCGCCTGGAGTTTACATCACTGCCGATGAGTACCACAGCAGGAGACTGGAAGCG GTTATGGTTCTGCAGACGCACGTGAGACGCTGGCAGGCGAAGCGTTTCACAGACCAGCTCCGACGTGAGAAGGAACACCATCAGGACTGGGTGAAGAAAGAGGAGGTGAGGCGAAAGCTAGAGAAGGAGGAGAAGATAAAGGATGAGCATCGGAGGAGGATGAATCCAGTCACCGATGAAGACTTTGAACTGCTGTACTACTCTGTGGAAA GGTGGAGGCAGCAGGAGGCGGAGCACATCAATGACACACTCTCAGGGCCAGAGCGTAAGGCCGCCCTCTGTGCGCTCCTGGACCAGGAGACCCAGTTCCTCTTTTCAGTTGAGCAGCATCGCACAGCCGCCAGACAGAGGAATCAGCAGAAGACTGTGCAGGCCCTCTTGGACAAG TGTGCTGCCCCCAAGAGGTGGCAGGCGTTTGATGGACGGATGACCCTCATGGACACGCAGCACACCATTAGGGCCCAGGAGCTGAGAGACCTGTACAACAGTGTCAATgtacagaatgtgaaaaaagaGGAGAGGCTGAACGCACTGCTGGCTGTTCAGCACACAGTCAAG GAGCATGACTGTAAACTGACACGGGACATCGTGGAGCTGATTGACAGGGAAACAGATCTTCTGACTAGAGGCGTTAAGGAGGCCAACCTAGGTGGTCTGAGGAAGAGGATCTCAACACTCTTCCTCCAGTATATTAAAACTCCTGCCTTCAACCCTGAGGTTTCCAGACTCCTGAAA GTCCCGCAGGACCCGGCTCAGATGAAGATGGACTTCGTCTTCTGCCAAGGCTGCAGCAGCCACCTGCCGCCCGCAGACTTCCCGTTGGAGTACAGCGCACGCACGGCAGGCCGCTGCCGTCGGTGCACACGGCTGGACAATGAGGCACGCCGCCGCGTGGACCTCTCCCTCCACAGGAGCATCCTCAGACGtctgcagcaggacgaggtCTCCCGCAACAGGGACTCTAAGATCCCCTTCCTGATTCAG GAGCATGACCTTCGCTACCTGGTTGATGTGGTGTGGGGGGCCCGGTCGGCCCTCAGCATGCAGGACGACATGCACGACCTGGCGATGGTGCGCTGGGAGCCGCTCTGTGACTGGAGCCCCTGGAACTGCATCCTACTCACCAAGGAGGAGGCCAGCGCTCATCTGAAG GCATATGGAGTGGTGTTCATGTGCAGCGTTAAGCAGAAGCACATGCTGGCCCAGAAGTACTTCTCCAAAATCCCAGCCATGGCCCAGTTCCTGCAGAACACCAGCCCCCAGCCAGATGCCCATGACGACCTGCTGGTAACCAAACCCATCACTGTAGAGACCAAGTGA